From Streptomyces qinzhouensis, one genomic window encodes:
- a CDS encoding ABC transporter permease, whose protein sequence is MKKFDKERVLLGLAAPLLAIVVAFLVTALVLAVTGKEPFNAFSIMFDYGSKSDSQVYIVNKATTYYLAGIAVAIGFRMNLFNIGVDGQYRLAAFFAAALGGALTLPGPVQIPLIILCAMLVGAMWAGIAGLLKVTRGVSEVVSTIMLNAIATAIIGYLLQQGRLGHLDQAGTKVSTKPIPESARFFEFPTQPAPVWGFIVVAVIVGVAYWFTLSRTRFGFDLRTVGQSGSAAQASGVNVKKMVLTSMLISGAAAGLVGMPTLLNDSYEYSGDFPVGIGFTGIAIALLGRNHPVGIALGALLWAFLERGSGQLEFEGYDKEIVGVIQGVIVLCVVIAYEVVRRYGLKRQQRQVGAKLAAQARSNGTGNNGNGNTDKQEVSA, encoded by the coding sequence ATGAAGAAGTTCGACAAGGAGCGGGTGCTCCTGGGGCTCGCCGCCCCCCTGCTGGCGATCGTGGTCGCCTTCCTGGTCACGGCGCTGGTGCTGGCCGTGACCGGCAAGGAGCCGTTCAACGCCTTCAGCATCATGTTCGACTACGGCTCGAAGTCGGACAGCCAGGTCTACATCGTCAACAAGGCCACGACGTACTACCTCGCGGGCATCGCGGTCGCCATCGGCTTCCGGATGAACCTGTTCAACATCGGGGTCGACGGCCAGTACCGGCTCGCGGCCTTCTTCGCCGCCGCCCTCGGCGGCGCGCTGACCCTGCCGGGTCCGGTGCAGATCCCGCTGATCATCCTCTGCGCGATGCTGGTCGGCGCCATGTGGGCCGGTATCGCCGGTCTCCTCAAGGTCACCCGCGGCGTCAGCGAGGTCGTCTCGACGATCATGCTGAACGCGATCGCCACCGCGATCATCGGCTATCTGCTCCAGCAGGGCCGGCTCGGCCACCTCGACCAGGCCGGGACCAAGGTCTCCACCAAGCCGATCCCGGAGTCCGCCCGCTTCTTCGAGTTCCCGACCCAGCCCGCGCCGGTGTGGGGCTTCATCGTGGTCGCCGTGATCGTCGGTGTGGCGTACTGGTTCACCCTCTCCCGTACCCGCTTCGGCTTCGACCTGCGCACCGTCGGCCAGTCCGGCTCGGCGGCCCAGGCCAGCGGCGTGAACGTGAAGAAGATGGTCCTCACGTCCATGCTGATCTCCGGCGCCGCCGCCGGTCTGGTCGGCATGCCGACCCTGCTCAACGACAGCTACGAGTACAGCGGCGACTTCCCGGTCGGCATCGGCTTCACCGGTATCGCCATCGCCCTGCTCGGCCGCAACCACCCGGTCGGTATCGCGCTCGGCGCCCTGCTCTGGGCCTTCCTGGAGCGCGGCAGCGGCCAGCTGGAATTCGAGGGCTACGACAAGGAGATCGTCGGCGTCATCCAGGGCGTCATCGTCCTCTGCGTGGTCATCGCCTACGAAGTCGTACGACGCTACGGCCTCAAGCGCCAGCAGCGGCAGGTCGGCGCCAAGCTCGCCGCCCAGGCCCGGTCCAACGGCACCGGTAACAACGGCAACGGCAACACCGACAAGCAGGAGGTGTCGGCGTGA
- a CDS encoding ABC transporter permease, whose translation MTATATTTPPPAAPRVSGGKGGRTRLSFPMILLVIAGALVALSAVRVITGADDITSSGLISASLALAVPIGLAGLGGLWAERAGVVNIGLEGMMILGTFFGAWAGWQTDPWIGVLAGVLGGMFGGLLHAIATVTFGVDHIISGIAINILALGITTYFAKLWFNSGEAAAKGGSPKQSPPSDDIATVTLPGLSGFFESVEKHEWFFVSDVAGILGGLVTDVSLLTIVAILLFFGTFAVLWKTGFGLRLRSCGENPIAAESLGVNVYKYKYIAVIISGGMAGLGGAFLSLVTSHIYNEGQTGGRGYIGLAAMIFGNWRPGGLAMGAGLFGYADALQLRNGGQSVHALLLLLVVILVGLTIWKYYRKAFVPATVSAVIAAAVLVWYLGTDTVPTEFVTATPYIVTLLVLSLSAQRLRMPKADGMRYRKGQGK comes from the coding sequence GTGACCGCCACGGCGACCACGACTCCGCCGCCCGCCGCCCCCCGGGTGAGCGGCGGCAAGGGCGGCCGCACCCGCCTCTCCTTCCCCATGATCCTGCTGGTCATCGCGGGCGCGCTGGTCGCGCTCTCCGCGGTACGGGTCATCACCGGGGCCGACGACATCACCTCCTCCGGCCTGATCAGCGCCTCCCTCGCGCTCGCCGTCCCGATCGGCCTCGCCGGTCTCGGCGGACTCTGGGCCGAGCGGGCGGGCGTCGTCAACATCGGCCTCGAAGGCATGATGATCCTCGGCACCTTCTTCGGTGCCTGGGCCGGCTGGCAGACCGACCCGTGGATCGGCGTACTCGCCGGTGTGCTGGGCGGCATGTTCGGCGGACTGCTCCATGCGATCGCCACCGTCACCTTCGGTGTCGACCACATCATCTCCGGTATCGCGATCAACATCCTGGCGCTGGGTATCACCACCTACTTCGCCAAGCTCTGGTTCAACAGCGGTGAGGCCGCGGCCAAGGGCGGCAGCCCCAAGCAGTCGCCGCCGTCGGACGACATCGCGACCGTGACCCTGCCGGGCCTCTCGGGCTTCTTCGAATCCGTCGAGAAGCACGAGTGGTTCTTCGTCTCGGACGTGGCGGGCATCCTCGGCGGCCTGGTCACCGATGTCTCGCTGCTGACGATCGTCGCGATCCTGCTCTTCTTCGGCACCTTCGCCGTGCTGTGGAAGACCGGCTTCGGACTGCGGCTGCGGTCCTGCGGCGAGAACCCCATCGCGGCCGAGTCCCTCGGCGTCAACGTCTACAAGTACAAGTACATCGCCGTGATCATCTCCGGTGGTATGGCCGGTCTCGGCGGCGCCTTCCTCTCCCTGGTCACCTCGCACATCTACAACGAGGGCCAGACCGGCGGCCGCGGCTATATCGGCCTCGCGGCGATGATCTTCGGTAACTGGCGGCCCGGCGGGCTCGCCATGGGCGCCGGACTCTTCGGCTACGCCGACGCCCTCCAGCTCCGCAACGGCGGCCAGTCCGTCCACGCGCTGCTCCTGCTGCTCGTGGTCATCCTCGTCGGCCTCACGATCTGGAAGTACTACCGCAAGGCCTTCGTCCCGGCGACTGTCAGCGCCGTGATCGCGGCGGCCGTCCTGGTCTGGTACCTCGGTACGGACACCGTCCCGACCGAGTTCGTGACCGCGACCCCGTACATCGTGACGCTGCTGGTCCTCTCGCTCTCCGCGCAACGGCTGAGAATGCCGAAGGCGGACGGTATGCGCTATCGCAAGGGGCAAGGCAAATGA